One genomic region from Vicia villosa cultivar HV-30 ecotype Madison, WI unplaced genomic scaffold, Vvil1.0 ctg.001069F_1_1, whole genome shotgun sequence encodes:
- the LOC131633102 gene encoding uncharacterized protein LOC131633102, whose protein sequence is MFHTNFFISKPNEDCENTSLLLNFVSEKQVTEDSLSKLSGDRFEDMVIMDWPPPFEEDHANMLMLGSSSVNGIICLYQDYSDGTPIVLWNPATKETKVLPPSFQLYNGKIEFNPPPSAFGYDCVTHDYKVLRNVLFLPEDSPYAFSKGPWLFLPEKDSPLWELLMDDDHKFWSEEYIDPHPFREIYSLKNNNWRKLNHIDTPLPFTTCRSLVNSNELCHFLEGGDKMFSFDFSNEKFIQTVLPSDSNFKYHSENQHLLILNESVAFTCYDCENNFHIWILGKLSVKESWTKVLTIGPGNDLSYSIIGAWKSHILLSVYPKIARYNLSTRNFEEFDFYIWKVIIYKEVLSSMERMKN, encoded by the coding sequence ATGTTCCACACAAATTTCTTCATATCCAAACCTAATGAGGATTGTGAAAACACCTCTCTTCTCttaaattttgtaagtgaaaaacAAGTCACCGAAGACTCTTTGTCGAAGCTTTCCGGTGATAGGTTTGAAGATATGGTTATAATGGATTGGCCACCTCCTTTTGAAGAGGATCATGCAAATATGCTAATGTTAGGTTCTTCCAGTGTTAATGGAATTATTTGTCTCTATCAAGATTATAGCGATGGAACACCAATTGTATTATGGAACCCTGCTACTAAGGAAACCAAGGTCCTTCCTCCTAGCTTTCAATTATATAACGGGAAAATTGAGTTTAACCCTCCTCCTAGTGCATTTGGTTATGATTGTGTTACACATGACTACAAAGTGCTTCGGAATGTTTTGTTTTTACCTGAAGACTCTCCGTATGCATTTTCTAAAGGTCCGTGGTTGTTTTTGCCTGAGAAGGATAGTCCTCTTTGGGAGCTTTTAATGGATGACGATCACAAGTTTTGGTCGGAGGAATATATTGACCCACACCCTTTCCGGGAGATATATagcctaaaaaataataattggagaAAACTCAATCACATTGATACGCCATTGCCTTTTACGACATGTCGTTCTCTGGTGAACTCAAATGAATTGTGCCATTTTTTGGAGGGCGGGGATAAAATGTTTTCGTTTGACTTTAGCAATGAGAAGTTCATTCAAACAGTTTTACCCTCAGATTCAAATTTCAAGTATCATTCTGAGAACCAACACCTCCTGATTTTAAATGAGTCAGTTGCTTTCACTTGTTATGATTGCGAAAATAATTTTCATATATGGATTTTGGGCAAACTCAGTGTAAAAGAATCATGGACTAAAGTCTTAACTATAGGACCCGGAAATGACCTTAGTTATTCTATTATTGGAGCATGGAAGAGCCATATATTACTCTCAGTTTATCCTAAGATAGCCCGGTATAATTTAAGTACCCGAAATTTTGAGGAATTTGACTTTTACATATGGAAAGTTATAATTTACAAGGAAGTTCTTAGTTCTATGGAAAGAATGAAAAATTGA